Proteins encoded together in one Planctomyces sp. SH-PL14 window:
- the gyrA gene encoding DNA gyrase subunit A, whose protein sequence is MADQDENLSGEAFQPGQNGAGNGGSDQGIERMDIRQEMQQSYLTYAMSVIVSRALPDARDGLKPAQRRILVAMNDLNLGPSGGRIKCAKISGDTSGNYHPHGEAVIYPTLVRMAQDWVMRATLVDKQGNFGSIAGLGPAAMRYTEARLSQAAAEMLDDLGRDTVDFIPTYDQRGTEPVVLPSRFPNLLVNGSTGIAVGMATSIPPHNLAEVASAVQVLIDNPEATFDDIMEVLPGPDFPTGGVICGRYGVRQGYLTGRSTLTVRAKVDFETEKNTEVIVVKEIPYLETRDRIKEKLEELIKEDKIKGISKVVDYTDRKTPTWQVRLHIYLKRDADREVVLNLLYKYSPLQTTVSVILLALVGNRPQTLNIRDLLQEFIRHRVTVIRRRTEFLLSEARRRKHTVEGMLIAQIDIDQIIDTIRRSPSRSEAKVRLQAIKMPAELVQRALGDEGFRLFQEEQGTAETYSLSINQTEAIVSMQLGSLANLERENLQGEHRKLLENIIEYLRLLSSEANILVEVRKEMDNLKENFADKRRTEISEDELTDVNKDDLIPEEPMVVTLSQRGYVKRTQLSVYQAQNRGGKGIAGAKADEEDPTEHMFVSSTHAWLLFLTNTGRVFKQKVYDLPLQGRTAKGRALVNLLTLGEGETVQDCIDVRAFTEDEYLLMVTKDGTIKKTSLDKFANIRAGGIVAIKLEEGDALIDVVKVQPGQDIVLSTAGGMAIRFCETDARAMGRDTMGVRGIKLGKGDTVVGLTVAEEDATLLTICENGYGKRTPFGVVSPDEAEGESDEAAATAAEEPASDEEAGEEGSGESSGMRYRRQRRGGKGLRDIKATTRNGPVMGTLAVHDGDDVLMVSQYGMMQRIRAKDISVIGRNTQGVRIMKLDKDDKLVSIARIPAEVADETTSPSPAAPPVGDAGEPSSEA, encoded by the coding sequence TTGGCAGATCAGGACGAGAACCTGTCCGGTGAGGCGTTTCAGCCCGGACAGAACGGCGCCGGAAACGGTGGGAGCGACCAGGGCATCGAGCGGATGGACATCCGCCAGGAGATGCAGCAGAGCTACCTGACATACGCCATGAGCGTCATTGTCAGCCGCGCTCTCCCGGACGCCCGCGACGGCCTCAAGCCGGCCCAGCGCCGCATCCTCGTCGCCATGAACGACCTGAATCTCGGCCCGAGCGGGGGCCGGATCAAGTGCGCCAAAATCTCCGGCGACACCTCGGGGAACTACCACCCCCACGGTGAAGCGGTCATCTACCCGACCCTCGTCCGCATGGCCCAGGACTGGGTGATGCGGGCCACCCTGGTCGACAAGCAGGGGAACTTCGGTTCAATCGCCGGTCTCGGCCCCGCGGCGATGCGGTATACCGAGGCCCGCCTCTCGCAGGCCGCCGCCGAGATGCTCGACGACCTCGGCCGGGACACGGTCGACTTCATCCCGACCTACGACCAGCGGGGGACCGAGCCGGTCGTTCTGCCGTCGCGGTTCCCGAACCTCCTCGTCAACGGGTCGACCGGGATCGCGGTCGGGATGGCGACCAGCATCCCGCCGCACAACCTCGCCGAAGTGGCGAGCGCGGTGCAGGTCCTGATCGACAACCCCGAGGCGACCTTCGACGACATCATGGAGGTCCTCCCCGGTCCGGACTTCCCGACCGGCGGCGTCATCTGCGGCCGCTACGGCGTCCGGCAGGGCTACCTGACCGGCCGGAGCACGCTGACGGTCCGGGCCAAGGTCGACTTCGAGACCGAGAAGAACACCGAAGTCATCGTGGTGAAGGAGATTCCGTACCTCGAGACCCGCGACCGGATCAAGGAGAAGCTCGAGGAGCTGATCAAGGAAGACAAGATCAAGGGGATCTCGAAGGTCGTCGACTACACCGACCGCAAGACCCCGACGTGGCAGGTCCGCCTGCACATCTACCTGAAGCGGGACGCCGACCGCGAAGTCGTCCTCAACCTGCTCTACAAGTATTCGCCGCTGCAGACCACGGTCAGCGTGATCCTGCTGGCCCTCGTTGGCAACCGGCCGCAGACGCTCAACATCCGGGACCTGCTCCAGGAGTTCATCCGGCACCGCGTTACGGTCATCCGCCGGCGGACCGAGTTCCTCCTCTCCGAAGCCCGCCGCCGCAAGCACACGGTGGAGGGGATGTTGATCGCCCAGATCGACATCGACCAGATCATCGACACGATCCGCCGCTCCCCCAGCCGGTCCGAGGCCAAGGTCCGCCTGCAGGCGATCAAGATGCCCGCCGAACTCGTCCAGAGGGCCCTCGGCGACGAAGGGTTCCGCCTGTTCCAGGAAGAGCAGGGGACCGCCGAGACCTATTCGCTCTCCATCAACCAGACGGAAGCGATCGTCAGCATGCAACTCGGTTCGCTGGCGAACCTTGAGCGGGAGAACCTGCAGGGAGAGCATCGCAAGCTCCTCGAAAACATCATCGAGTACCTGCGGCTCCTCTCCAGCGAGGCCAACATCCTTGTGGAAGTCCGCAAGGAGATGGACAACCTCAAGGAGAATTTCGCCGACAAGCGGCGGACCGAGATCTCCGAAGACGAACTGACCGACGTCAACAAGGACGACCTGATCCCCGAAGAGCCGATGGTGGTCACGCTCTCGCAGCGGGGCTACGTCAAGCGGACGCAGCTCAGCGTCTATCAGGCGCAGAATCGCGGCGGGAAGGGGATCGCCGGTGCCAAGGCGGACGAGGAAGATCCGACCGAGCACATGTTCGTCTCCAGCACGCACGCGTGGCTGCTCTTCCTGACGAACACCGGACGCGTCTTCAAGCAGAAGGTCTACGACCTGCCGCTTCAGGGGCGGACGGCGAAGGGGCGAGCCCTCGTCAACCTGCTCACGCTGGGCGAGGGAGAGACCGTCCAGGACTGCATCGACGTCCGCGCCTTCACGGAGGACGAGTACCTCCTGATGGTGACGAAGGACGGGACCATCAAGAAGACCTCCCTCGACAAGTTCGCCAACATCCGCGCCGGTGGAATCGTGGCGATCAAACTTGAAGAAGGGGACGCTCTGATCGACGTCGTGAAAGTCCAGCCGGGGCAGGACATCGTCCTCAGCACGGCGGGCGGGATGGCGATCCGCTTCTGCGAGACTGACGCCCGGGCGATGGGCCGCGACACGATGGGGGTCCGCGGGATCAAGCTCGGCAAGGGGGACACGGTCGTCGGCCTCACCGTCGCCGAAGAGGATGCGACGCTCCTGACGATCTGCGAGAACGGCTACGGCAAGCGGACCCCGTTCGGCGTCGTCTCGCCCGATGAGGCGGAAGGGGAGAGCGACGAAGCCGCGGCCACTGCGGCCGAGGAACCGGCGTCCGATGAAGAGGCTGGCGAAGAGGGCTCGGGCGAGTCGAGCGGTATGCGGTATCGCCGGCAGCGCCGGGGCGGCAAGGGGCTGCGGGACATCAAGGCGACGACCCGTAACGGCCCGGTCATGGGGACGCTGGCGGTCCATGACGGCGACGATGTCCTGATGGTCTCCCAGTACGGGATGATGCAGCGGATCCGGGCGAAGGACATCAGCGTCATCGGCCGCAACACCCAGGGTGTGCGGATCATGAAACTGGATAAGGACGACAAGCTCGTCAGCATTGCCCGGATCCCGGCGGAAGTCGCCGACGAGACGACGTCTCCGTCCCCCGCCGCTCCGCCGGTGGGTGATGCGGGAGAGCCGTCGTCCGAGGCGTGA
- a CDS encoding response regulator transcription factor translates to MNLLVIEDDAVLGKAIERGLLEKGYVCHWTRNGRRGLEFAQAQKFDAIVLDLMLPDLTGLELLKTIRAQGIRTSVIILTAMGSVEDRVNGLNAGADDYLVKPFEFAELLARLHAVSRRSHHLQSSVMSVGSLTLNMSLRRVTRDGKEIELTPTEFSLLEFLLNNVGQVVTRKMLCEHLWDANWEGVTNVIEVHINRLRNKIDRDFPSPLIHTVRGKGYVLRTDVPIAS, encoded by the coding sequence ATGAACCTGCTGGTCATCGAAGACGACGCCGTGCTCGGCAAGGCCATTGAACGGGGCCTCCTCGAAAAGGGGTACGTCTGTCACTGGACCCGAAACGGCCGCCGGGGGCTGGAGTTCGCCCAGGCGCAGAAGTTCGACGCGATCGTCCTGGACCTCATGCTTCCGGATCTGACCGGTCTGGAGCTCCTCAAAACGATTCGCGCCCAGGGAATCCGGACCTCGGTCATCATCCTGACCGCGATGGGATCGGTGGAGGATCGCGTCAACGGCCTCAACGCCGGGGCCGACGACTACCTCGTGAAGCCATTCGAGTTCGCCGAACTGCTGGCGCGCCTGCATGCGGTCAGCCGGCGGTCGCACCATCTCCAGTCGTCCGTGATGTCGGTCGGGAGCCTGACGCTCAACATGTCGCTCCGCCGCGTGACACGGGACGGGAAGGAGATTGAACTCACCCCCACGGAATTCAGCCTGCTGGAGTTCCTCCTCAACAACGTCGGGCAGGTCGTGACCCGCAAGATGCTCTGTGAGCACCTGTGGGATGCGAACTGGGAGGGGGTCACCAACGTCATCGAGGTCCACATCAACCGGCTGCGGAACAAGATCGACCGCGACTTCCCGAGCCCGCTGATCCACACCGTCCGGGGCAAGGGATATGTCCTGCGGACGGACGTGCCGATCGCGTCGTGA
- a CDS encoding PEGA domain-containing protein, whose product MDSRSRLSIVLLLLAPALTGCWSVSRRITVRSDPPGALVEVNGRRLGLAPVSMDFTYYGVNDITLSKPGFETLTVQQPVPPPWYQIFPLDLVSDNFLPARVTNRHDFTYRLAPMAGSGGPADANNEEFLRERGQNFRSQSQFGN is encoded by the coding sequence ATGGATTCCCGGTCTCGACTGTCGATCGTCCTGCTGCTGCTCGCCCCCGCGCTCACGGGGTGCTGGTCGGTCAGCCGGCGGATCACGGTCCGTTCCGATCCGCCCGGCGCGCTCGTCGAGGTCAACGGCCGGCGGCTCGGGCTGGCGCCGGTCTCGATGGACTTCACCTACTACGGCGTGAACGACATCACCCTCTCGAAGCCGGGGTTCGAGACGCTGACGGTCCAGCAGCCGGTCCCCCCGCCGTGGTATCAGATCTTCCCGCTGGACCTCGTCTCGGACAATTTCCTTCCGGCCCGGGTCACGAACCGGCACGACTTCACCTACCGCCTCGCGCCGATGGCGGGATCAGGCGGGCCGGCCGACGCGAACAACGAGGAATTCCTCCGCGAGCGGGGGCAGAACTTCCGCTCGCAGAGCCAGTTCGGGAACTGA
- a CDS encoding RraA family protein yields MAEPITLGMMRESLYAAVVADALDSVGLRNQSPRVPLRPLTVEKTLVGRCRTTLWADMYHPDPHPYALELQALDACQPDDVMICAAGGSMHSALWGELLSTAARNGGCVGAIVDGATRDIAKIREIDFPVYARGTSVYDSLHRQRVIDLDVTVEIGGVKFAPGDLVFADIDGIVCVPKEVEDEVISRAWAKVHTENAIRDSIRGGMKATTAFETYGVL; encoded by the coding sequence GTGGCGGAACCGATCACCCTGGGAATGATGCGGGAGTCTCTGTATGCGGCCGTCGTGGCGGACGCCCTGGACTCCGTGGGCCTGCGGAACCAGTCGCCCCGCGTCCCCCTGCGGCCGCTGACGGTCGAAAAGACACTGGTGGGACGGTGCCGGACGACCCTCTGGGCCGACATGTACCATCCGGACCCGCATCCCTATGCCCTGGAGCTGCAGGCCCTCGACGCCTGCCAGCCGGACGACGTCATGATCTGCGCAGCGGGAGGCTCGATGCACTCGGCGCTGTGGGGCGAACTCCTCTCCACCGCCGCCCGCAACGGCGGCTGCGTCGGAGCGATCGTCGACGGGGCGACGCGGGACATCGCCAAGATTCGCGAAATCGACTTCCCGGTCTACGCCCGCGGAACTTCGGTCTATGACAGCCTCCATCGCCAGCGGGTCATCGACCTCGATGTGACGGTCGAGATCGGCGGCGTGAAGTTCGCGCCGGGAGATCTCGTCTTCGCCGACATCGACGGGATCGTCTGCGTCCCCAAGGAGGTCGAAGACGAGGTGATCAGCCGGGCGTGGGCCAAGGTCCACACCGAAAACGCGATCCGCGACTCGATCCGCGGCGGGATGAAGGCGACGACCGCCTTTGAAACGTACGGCGTGCTGTAG
- a CDS encoding endonuclease V produces the protein MAEHSGESPWLALPDLERDLAERLDQIHAGRATTYGALARSLGDPIAARWVAECLLTHAHTPECRCHCVVRAGGDLGLYGEGGTPEKVRRLLRDGVPVLDETVPPECLQSEFEGPAPLRELQAFQGSVFPRLDLARPLPGEPGTIGALDVAYPVPGFARAAYVLMDAATMEPLWSLALSVPVQFPYITTYLTFRELPAHEAIWREVVAAGRVPDVVFVDGTGILHPRRAGIAATFGMFARVPTVGVTKSHLTGRLAGPLAPLVPVPILEGDELLGAAILPGSGTAKPVYVSPGNLIRVEEATRLVLGSFRQHRVPEPIYLADRLSKSADD, from the coding sequence ATGGCCGAGCACTCGGGAGAGTCCCCCTGGCTCGCCCTCCCGGATCTGGAGCGCGACCTGGCGGAGCGTCTCGACCAGATTCACGCGGGCCGCGCGACCACCTACGGGGCCCTCGCCCGCAGCCTGGGAGACCCGATCGCGGCGCGGTGGGTGGCCGAGTGCCTCCTGACCCACGCTCACACGCCGGAATGCCGATGCCACTGCGTCGTCCGGGCGGGGGGGGACCTCGGCCTTTACGGCGAGGGAGGGACACCGGAGAAGGTGCGGCGGCTCTTGCGGGATGGCGTTCCGGTCCTGGACGAGACGGTTCCGCCCGAATGCCTGCAGAGCGAGTTCGAGGGGCCTGCTCCGCTGCGGGAGCTTCAGGCGTTTCAGGGGAGCGTGTTCCCGCGGCTTGATCTCGCGCGGCCGCTGCCGGGTGAGCCGGGGACGATCGGAGCGCTCGACGTCGCCTATCCGGTTCCGGGATTCGCTCGGGCCGCTTATGTGCTGATGGACGCGGCGACGATGGAGCCGCTGTGGTCGCTGGCGCTCAGCGTACCGGTCCAATTTCCTTATATCACGACGTACCTGACGTTCCGGGAACTTCCCGCCCATGAGGCGATCTGGCGGGAGGTCGTGGCGGCGGGGCGTGTTCCCGACGTGGTGTTCGTTGACGGAACGGGGATCCTGCATCCCCGGCGGGCGGGGATTGCGGCGACCTTCGGGATGTTCGCCCGGGTGCCGACGGTCGGAGTGACCAAGTCCCACCTGACGGGCCGACTTGCCGGGCCGCTCGCGCCGCTGGTCCCTGTGCCGATCCTGGAGGGGGACGAGCTTCTGGGAGCGGCGATCCTGCCGGGGAGCGGGACGGCGAAGCCGGTTTACGTTTCGCCGGGGAACCTGATCCGGGTTGAGGAGGCGACGCGGCTTGTGCTCGGCAGCTTCCGCCAGCACCGGGTGCCGGAGCCGATCTATCTGGCCGACCGGCTCTCGAAGTCCGCGGACGACTGA